One part of the Acidobacteriota bacterium genome encodes these proteins:
- the murA gene encoding UDP-N-acetylglucosamine 1-carboxyvinyltransferase, with the protein MDQFRIIGGQPLRGRVTISGAKNSALPCLAATLLTPETITLSNVPYTRDLITMRRLLEDLGATVLVPALRTHQVNAATVENFEAPYELVKTMRASVLVLGPLVARFGEARVSLPGGCAIGTRPIDLHLAALEKLGAQIELQSGVVIARAERLRGAAIHFDTVTVTGTENVLMAATLAEGVTRLTNAACEPEVTDLVNLLSKMGARIEGAGTSTLTITGVEALQGAVHAIIPDRIEAGTFLIAAAITQGELDIVDCESRHLTAVIEKLRAAGVEIEETGARSLRASANGSLRAVDLMTEVYPGFPTDMQAQYMALMTQAEGECEINETIFENRFMHASELQRLGAHIRVQGSRAHVNGKTQLTGARLIASDLRASASLVLAGLAAAGETWIDRVYHIDRGYEKIEEKLRAVGAEIERIKN; encoded by the coding sequence ATGGATCAATTTCGCATCATCGGCGGCCAACCTTTGCGCGGGCGTGTCACCATCAGCGGCGCCAAAAATTCGGCGTTGCCGTGTTTGGCCGCGACCTTGCTGACGCCCGAAACGATCACGCTCAGCAACGTGCCTTACACGCGCGACCTGATCACCATGCGCCGTCTGCTCGAAGACCTGGGCGCGACCGTGCTGGTGCCCGCCTTGCGCACGCATCAGGTCAACGCCGCGACAGTCGAAAACTTTGAAGCGCCTTACGAACTGGTCAAAACCATGCGCGCCTCGGTGCTGGTGCTGGGGCCGCTGGTCGCGCGCTTTGGCGAGGCGCGCGTCAGTCTGCCCGGCGGTTGCGCGATTGGTACGCGCCCGATTGATTTGCACTTGGCCGCGCTCGAAAAGCTGGGCGCGCAGATCGAATTGCAAAGCGGCGTGGTCATTGCGCGGGCTGAACGGTTGCGCGGGGCCGCCATTCATTTTGATACCGTCACGGTCACGGGCACCGAGAACGTGCTGATGGCCGCGACGCTAGCCGAGGGCGTGACGCGCCTGACCAATGCCGCTTGCGAACCCGAAGTGACAGACCTCGTCAACCTACTCAGCAAAATGGGCGCGCGCATCGAAGGCGCGGGTACCTCGACGCTGACCATCACCGGCGTCGAAGCTTTGCAGGGCGCGGTGCACGCCATCATTCCCGACCGCATCGAGGCGGGCACCTTTCTGATCGCCGCCGCCATTACCCAAGGCGAACTCGACATCGTGGATTGCGAGTCGCGCCACCTGACCGCCGTGATCGAAAAGCTGCGCGCGGCGGGCGTCGAGATTGAAGAGACCGGCGCACGTTCGTTGCGTGCTTCGGCCAACGGCTCCTTGCGCGCGGTGGATTTGATGACCGAAGTTTATCCGGGCTTTCCGACCGACATGCAGGCGCAATACATGGCGCTGATGACGCAGGCCGAGGGCGAATGCGAGATCAATGAGACGATCTTTGAGAACCGCTTCATGCACGCCAGTGAATTGCAGCGGCTGGGCGCGCACATCCGCGTGCAAGGCTCGCGGGCGCACGTCAACGGCAAGACCCAGCTCACCGGCGCGCGGCTGATCGCGTCGGATTTGCGCGCCTCTGCTTCGCTCGTGTTGGCCGGGTTGGCGGCGGCGGGCGAAACCTGGATTGACCGCGTCTATCACATTGATCGCGGCTACGAAAAGATCGAAGAGAAGTTGCGGGCGGTGGGCGCGGAGATCGAACGCATCAAGAATTAA
- a CDS encoding sigma-70 family RNA polymerase sigma factor, whose protein sequence is MATPPSQAVTELLLAWNSGDESALEKLMPLVYDELHRLAHRYLGGERAGHMLQTTALVNEAYLRLIDASRVQWQNRAHFFAVSAQLMRRVLVDFARARQYQKRGGGAQQVSLEEALVVSNERGAELIALDDALQTLAAADERASKVVELRFFGGFSIEETAEVLRVSPETVKRDWQWAKVWLLRELSNESREQA, encoded by the coding sequence ATGGCAACGCCCCCATCACAAGCAGTCACCGAGTTATTACTCGCCTGGAACAGCGGCGATGAATCGGCTTTGGAAAAGCTGATGCCGCTGGTCTATGACGAATTGCACCGGCTGGCGCACCGTTACCTGGGCGGCGAACGCGCGGGGCACATGCTGCAAACGACCGCGCTGGTCAACGAGGCCTACTTGCGGCTGATTGATGCGAGCCGTGTGCAATGGCAAAACCGGGCGCATTTTTTTGCCGTCTCGGCGCAACTGATGCGGCGTGTGCTGGTGGATTTCGCGCGCGCGCGCCAGTACCAGAAACGCGGCGGTGGCGCGCAGCAGGTTTCGCTGGAAGAGGCGCTGGTCGTTTCAAACGAACGCGGCGCGGAACTGATCGCGCTGGATGACGCGTTGCAGACGCTGGCCGCGGCGGACGAACGCGCGAGCAAGGTCGTGGAGTTGCGTTTCTTCGGCGGCTTCAGCATCGAAGAAACCGCCGAGGTCTTGCGCGTCTCGCCCGAAACGGTGAAGCGCGATTGGCAATGGGCGAAGGTCTGGTTGTTGCGCGAATTGAGTAACGAAAGCCGTGAGCAAGCCTGA
- a CDS encoding PD40 domain-containing protein produces the protein MSKPERILQIKRIYQEALERDANARAEFLADACADDEALRREVEALLAYEEQTGSFLETPAVKWAAEMLADEQAAALAGREFGTYRIESLLGAGGMGEVWLARDSRLDRKVALKLLPARFTQDEARVRRFVREARAASALNHPNILTIHEIGQASAEAGGTHFIATEFVAGETLRQRIACGRLPIAAALDVAMQVSAALSAAHEAGIIHRDIKPENIMLRRDGYVKVLDFGLAKLIEAPGMDSAEEAAHSAFTTTPGLVMGTPAYMSPEQARGVKVDARTDLFSLGVVLYEMLTGKAPFAGTTAADVIAALLEREPAPLALSGLDASETQEWIVSKALRKDRDERYQTAKELRDDLKRLKQKLERQAETSYASGAVMPESGLTTNIMTPVGERAVTTNPSEAVTTASSAEFLLTSLLQHKRGVAVSLVALLVVISALGYGAYRLLQSAPGATPPATQRALTQLTFGAGLQSEPTWSPDGRFIAYSSDRGGNFDIWVQQVSGGNPVQVTKTPAHDWQPDWSPDGNSLAFRSEREGGGLFVVPVLGGNERKVAAFGYRPQWSPDGTQLLFYSSNLKNVTAPPKIYVVGLDGAPPREVLASLTGEFPGRLRVAWHPDGQRLSLWGEHHQAGLSFWTVTLAAPASGPPVKSEFSPQVAAQIKTASVDLFDFRWARTGRALYFEGVSRGVRNLWKVEVEPASLRWTNGPERLTTGAGLDTDITLSPDGKKLAFTTRSEHTRLWSLPFNAATGQLRGAGQPVTPVGLNTQGFDLTLDGKKLVFLVQRAEQRELWEKYFADGSEKMLLAGDEYTRSAPRWSRDGLRVAYVRSRPPSPERSQQYTFNFEHAIVVLNEDSNNEQVLTAAHPRQGWPWDWTADQSAILASSGRQTPEHWGLFLFPLAAAPQAETQKQLLAARPAYDAFNARFSPDERWVCFIGVNRTDAGDAGLYAVPAQGGAWVRLTEGKFYDDKPRWSPDGQAFYFISNRSGFFNVWGRRFDPQAGQPVGEAFRVTNFESPGQMIPPTVVQIELALAADRLVAPIMEVAGSVWILENVDR, from the coding sequence GTGAGCAAGCCTGAACGAATCCTGCAAATCAAACGCATTTACCAGGAAGCCCTTGAGCGCGACGCCAACGCGCGCGCGGAGTTTCTGGCGGACGCCTGCGCGGACGACGAAGCGTTGCGCCGCGAGGTCGAAGCCTTGCTGGCTTACGAAGAGCAGACCGGGAGCTTTCTGGAAACGCCCGCCGTCAAATGGGCGGCGGAAATGCTGGCCGATGAGCAGGCGGCTGCGCTGGCCGGGCGCGAGTTCGGCACGTACCGGATTGAATCCTTGTTGGGCGCGGGCGGCATGGGCGAAGTCTGGCTGGCGCGGGACAGCCGCCTGGATCGCAAAGTCGCGCTCAAACTTTTGCCGGCGCGCTTCACCCAGGATGAAGCGCGCGTGCGCCGCTTCGTGCGCGAGGCGCGCGCGGCCTCGGCGCTCAATCATCCCAACATCCTGACCATTCACGAAATCGGCCAAGCTTCGGCGGAAGCGGGCGGCACGCATTTCATCGCCACCGAATTCGTCGCAGGCGAGACGCTGCGCCAACGCATCGCGTGCGGCCGCTTGCCGATTGCCGCCGCGCTCGACGTGGCGATGCAAGTCAGCGCCGCGCTCAGCGCCGCGCACGAGGCCGGCATCATCCACCGCGACATCAAACCCGAAAACATCATGCTGCGGCGCGATGGTTACGTGAAGGTGCTCGATTTCGGCCTAGCGAAACTGATCGAAGCGCCGGGCATGGACAGCGCGGAAGAGGCCGCGCATTCGGCCTTCACCACCACGCCAGGTTTGGTGATGGGCACGCCCGCGTACATGTCGCCCGAACAGGCGCGCGGCGTGAAAGTGGATGCGCGCACCGATCTGTTCAGCCTGGGCGTGGTGCTTTATGAAATGCTCACAGGCAAGGCACCCTTCGCCGGGACGACCGCCGCCGACGTGATCGCGGCGTTGTTGGAACGCGAACCCGCGCCGTTGGCGCTGAGCGGCCTGGACGCTTCGGAAACGCAGGAATGGATCGTGTCGAAGGCGCTACGCAAAGACCGCGACGAGCGCTATCAAACGGCGAAGGAATTGCGCGACGATCTGAAGCGGCTAAAACAAAAGTTGGAACGCCAGGCCGAAACGAGTTATGCCAGCGGCGCGGTGATGCCGGAAAGCGGATTGACGACGAACATCATGACGCCTGTCGGTGAGCGCGCTGTCACGACCAATCCGAGCGAAGCTGTCACGACTGCTTCGAGCGCGGAGTTTTTGCTGACCAGCTTGTTGCAACACAAGCGCGGTGTAGCGGTCAGCCTTGTCGCGCTGCTCGTTGTCATCAGCGCGTTGGGCTATGGCGCGTACCGCTTGCTGCAAAGCGCGCCCGGCGCAACGCCGCCCGCCACGCAGCGCGCGCTGACGCAATTGACCTTTGGCGCGGGCTTGCAGAGCGAACCGACCTGGTCGCCCGATGGCCGCTTCATTGCTTACAGTTCGGATCGCGGCGGCAACTTCGACATTTGGGTGCAGCAGGTCAGCGGCGGCAATCCGGTGCAGGTGACGAAAACGCCCGCGCACGATTGGCAGCCCGATTGGTCGCCCGATGGCAACAGCCTGGCCTTTCGTTCCGAACGCGAGGGCGGCGGCCTTTTCGTCGTGCCGGTGCTGGGCGGCAACGAACGCAAGGTCGCGGCTTTCGGCTATCGCCCGCAATGGTCGCCGGATGGCACGCAGCTTCTCTTTTACAGTTCGAATCTGAAAAACGTCACCGCGCCGCCGAAAATTTATGTCGTGGGCTTGGACGGCGCGCCGCCGCGCGAAGTGCTGGCGTCACTGACCGGTGAATTTCCCGGACGGCTGCGCGTGGCCTGGCATCCCGATGGGCAGCGGCTTTCGCTCTGGGGCGAACATCATCAGGCAGGGTTGAGTTTTTGGACGGTGACGTTGGCGGCCCCGGCGAGTGGCCCGCCCGTCAAATCGGAATTCAGCCCGCAGGTCGCGGCACAAATCAAAACAGCATCGGTTGATCTGTTCGATTTCCGCTGGGCGCGCACGGGGCGGGCGCTGTATTTCGAGGGCGTTTCGCGCGGCGTGCGCAATCTTTGGAAAGTGGAAGTCGAACCCGCCAGCCTGCGTTGGACGAATGGGCCGGAGCGCTTGACGACCGGCGCGGGGCTGGACACCGACATCACGCTTTCGCCCGATGGAAAGAAACTGGCGTTCACCACGCGCAGCGAACACACGCGGCTGTGGTCGTTGCCATTCAACGCCGCCACCGGCCAGTTGCGCGGTGCGGGGCAACCAGTCACGCCCGTGGGGCTGAATACGCAGGGTTTCGATCTGACGCTCGACGGCAAGAAGCTCGTCTTCCTGGTGCAACGCGCCGAGCAGCGCGAGTTGTGGGAAAAGTATTTTGCAGATGGAAGCGAAAAAATGTTATTGGCGGGCGATGAATACACGCGCTCGGCGCCGCGCTGGTCGCGTGACGGGTTGCGTGTCGCGTATGTGCGCAGCCGTCCGCCCAGCCCCGAACGCAGCCAGCAATACACCTTTAACTTCGAACACGCCATCGTGGTGCTGAATGAAGACAGCAATAACGAACAAGTGCTCACGGCGGCGCACCCGCGCCAAGGGTGGCCCTGGGACTGGACTGCCGATCAAAGCGCCATCCTCGCCAGCAGCGGACGCCAGACGCCGGAACACTGGGGCTTATTCCTTTTTCCGCTGGCCGCCGCGCCGCAAGCCGAGACGCAAAAACAACTGCTCGCCGCGCGTCCCGCTTACGACGCCTTCAACGCGCGTTTCTCGCCGGACGAACGCTGGGTCTGTTTCATCGGCGTCAACCGCACCGACGCGGGCGACGCCGGGCTATATGCCGTACCGGCGCAAGGCGGCGCATGGGTGCGGCTGACCGAGGGCAAGTTTTATGACGATAAACCGCGCTGGTCGCCGGATGGCCAGGCGTTCTATTTCATCTCTAACCGCTCGGGCTTTTTCAATGTGTGGGGACGGCGCTTTGATCCGCAAGCGGGCCAGCCTGTGGGTGAGGCCTTTCGCGTGACCAATTTTGAAAGCCCCGGCCAGATGATTCCGCCGACCGTGGTGCAGATCGAATTGGCGCTGGCGGCTGACCGGCTGGTCGCGCCGATTATGGAAGTCGCGGGGAGCGTTTGGATTTTGGAGAACGTGGATCGTTGA
- a CDS encoding DUF3574 domain-containing protein, translated as MNKHLTNHLLMLALLVTTLFAPAGNAKTRPAMRIATAPPAAQRAEVWRRTELYFGSQKPDGTVVTEAQFMQFVDTVITPRFPDGLTVLTGYGQFRNSAGVIVKERSMELILLYPPQMRDADRKIEEIRTAYKQTFQQESVLRVDSLAAVSF; from the coding sequence ATGAACAAACACTTGACCAACCACCTACTCATGCTGGCCTTGCTCGTCACAACGTTGTTCGCACCGGCTGGCAACGCCAAAACGCGCCCGGCCATGCGCATCGCCACCGCGCCGCCCGCCGCGCAACGCGCTGAAGTCTGGCGGCGCACAGAACTCTACTTCGGTTCGCAAAAGCCTGACGGGACGGTTGTGACCGAAGCGCAGTTCATGCAGTTCGTAGACACGGTAATCACGCCGCGCTTTCCCGATGGACTGACGGTGCTGACCGGCTACGGCCAATTCCGCAACTCGGCTGGCGTGATCGTCAAGGAACGCTCGATGGAGTTGATTCTGCTGTACCCGCCGCAAATGCGCGATGCCGACCGCAAGATCGAAGAGATTCGCACCGCCTACAAACAAACCTTCCAGCAGGAATCGGTGTTGCGCGTGGACAGTCTGGCGGCGGTCTCGTTCTGA
- a CDS encoding group 1 truncated hemoglobin, translating into MRNFFRSGKTVWLLAALLLCGAADLARAQQKSLYQRVGGYDALAAVTDDFIGRLAADKDLGRFFVGASENSQKRIRQLVLDQLCAATGGPCLYIGRDMKTAHKGLKITEKDWDSSVRHLTATLDKFKVPKKEKAEVLAAIASLKPDIVEQ; encoded by the coding sequence ATGCGTAACTTTTTCAGGTCAGGAAAAACAGTATGGCTTTTGGCGGCGCTGCTTTTGTGCGGCGCGGCAGACCTGGCGCGCGCCCAACAAAAATCGCTTTATCAGCGCGTGGGCGGCTACGACGCGCTGGCGGCGGTGACGGATGATTTCATTGGGCGGCTGGCGGCAGACAAAGACCTCGGGCGCTTTTTCGTGGGCGCGAGCGAGAATTCGCAGAAGCGCATTCGTCAACTCGTGCTCGATCAATTGTGCGCCGCGACCGGCGGACCGTGCCTTTATATCGGGCGCGACATGAAGACCGCGCACAAAGGGCTGAAGATCACCGAGAAGGACTGGGACAGTTCCGTCAGGCACCTCACGGCCACGCTCGATAAATTCAAAGTGCCGAAGAAAGAAAAGGCAGAAGTCCTCGCCGCCATCGCCAGTCTCAAGCCAGACATCGTCGAACAATAG
- a CDS encoding FecR domain-containing protein, which yields MARVSLIEGDVSYQRGGSNDDKTTDWFDATVNLPLDEKDQVYSAKNGRAEVQFSGGTLARIDRDTNLRIVQFNTSTIQLAQSIGTATYRVESLDRRQFQVYDVKSGSIDNPLYFEVDTPTVAITFLKEGNYRVNVRDDGTTEVIVRKGQAEVYNQELGTVPVKSGRRIIIEGRDAGYYQIAKLNDKDNWDRWNDRRDDDFYARVSSIPDSRRSTRYVPASVAGVYDLDDYGDWFETPDYGWVWSPRGVPGGWAPYRAGYWRWYGDWGWTWVSSEPWGWAPYHYGRWNYYRSRWCWTPYINFGVGHVGVGFWDWSPHLVAFFGWGGSYGAGYRNGYWDGYRDGRGYLGWCPLGWGERWGGGYYGRSTTIINNTVIVNNTNHVRSLDSLRNYNAPNAVSGMEGRRFAQPRVVADNITVPPRGSGRLLADDNTGNASGNAGPGNSGNTGRGGGRELALARNDVFRPTEREIARQLPVERNSSVARALDAPVTARRAPVSDGGGMPTRNSLDGNAPTRGQVTTERNLPSRDAAIPARNSSRETVLEGVARPERRAPEYRPVERVERPAVTRPSSEDRSMPRRENSNTETGSGSAVPRDRNMPRGDGETPRRTEAPTRSNDRYDMPSRGPERAPERVERPPVERRMPARTEAPRAPERSEPPREYRTPPRDSSPSRDSSPARDSSPARGAERPSMPERSAPARESAPARESAPARENAPSKPERPSGSSDRSMPTRKNN from the coding sequence GTGGCCCGCGTCAGCTTGATCGAAGGCGATGTCAGTTATCAACGGGGTGGTTCCAACGATGACAAAACCACCGACTGGTTCGACGCTACGGTCAATCTGCCGCTCGACGAGAAAGATCAGGTTTACAGCGCGAAAAATGGCCGCGCCGAAGTGCAATTCAGCGGCGGCACGCTGGCGCGCATTGATCGCGACACCAACCTGCGCATCGTGCAATTCAACACCAGCACCATTCAACTGGCCCAATCCATCGGCACGGCCACCTATCGCGTAGAAAGCCTAGACCGGCGGCAGTTCCAGGTTTACGACGTGAAGAGCGGTTCGATTGATAACCCGCTCTACTTTGAAGTGGACACGCCTACCGTCGCCATCACGTTTCTGAAAGAAGGCAATTACCGCGTCAACGTGCGCGATGACGGCACGACCGAAGTCATCGTGCGCAAGGGCCAGGCCGAAGTTTACAACCAGGAACTCGGCACCGTGCCGGTCAAGAGCGGCCGCCGCATCATCATCGAAGGGCGCGATGCGGGCTATTACCAAATCGCCAAGCTCAACGACAAAGACAACTGGGATCGCTGGAACGACCGGCGCGACGACGATTTTTATGCGCGCGTCAGCAGCATCCCGGACAGTCGGCGCAGCACGCGTTACGTGCCGGCCTCGGTGGCGGGCGTTTACGATTTGGATGATTACGGCGATTGGTTCGAGACGCCGGATTACGGCTGGGTCTGGTCGCCACGTGGCGTGCCGGGCGGCTGGGCGCCTTATCGTGCGGGTTACTGGCGTTGGTATGGCGACTGGGGTTGGACGTGGGTTTCGTCTGAGCCGTGGGGTTGGGCGCCCTATCATTACGGGCGGTGGAATTACTATCGCAGCCGCTGGTGCTGGACGCCCTACATCAACTTCGGCGTGGGCCACGTCGGTGTGGGTTTCTGGGATTGGTCGCCGCATTTGGTCGCCTTCTTTGGCTGGGGCGGCAGTTACGGAGCCGGTTATCGCAACGGGTATTGGGATGGTTACCGCGACGGGCGCGGCTATCTGGGCTGGTGTCCGTTGGGTTGGGGTGAACGCTGGGGCGGCGGCTATTATGGACGCAGCACGACGATCATCAACAACACCGTGATCGTCAACAACACGAACCACGTGCGCTCGCTTGACAGCTTGCGCAATTACAACGCGCCCAACGCCGTGAGCGGAATGGAAGGCCGCCGCTTCGCGCAGCCCCGTGTCGTGGCCGACAACATCACAGTACCGCCACGTGGTTCCGGACGTTTGTTAGCAGATGACAACACTGGGAATGCCAGCGGCAATGCTGGCCCCGGGAACAGCGGTAACACAGGGCGCGGTGGCGGGCGCGAGTTGGCCCTGGCGCGCAATGATGTTTTCCGGCCTACGGAACGCGAGATCGCGCGCCAGTTGCCGGTTGAGCGGAATTCGTCCGTGGCCCGTGCCCTGGACGCCCCAGTCACCGCGCGCCGTGCGCCGGTGAGCGATGGCGGGGGGATGCCGACACGCAATAGTTTGGATGGGAACGCGCCTACACGCGGGCAAGTGACGACCGAACGCAATTTGCCGTCACGTGATGCCGCCATACCGGCGCGTAATTCGTCCAGGGAAACGGTGTTGGAAGGTGTCGCCCGGCCTGAGCGCCGCGCGCCGGAATATCGTCCGGTCGAACGTGTCGAACGCCCGGCCGTGACGCGGCCATCCAGCGAAGACCGTTCAATGCCACGGCGGGAAAACAGCAATACCGAAACAGGCTCAGGTTCCGCCGTGCCGCGTGACCGCAACATGCCCCGTGGCGATGGCGAAACGCCGCGCCGCACCGAGGCGCCTACGCGTTCCAACGACCGGTACGACATGCCGTCACGCGGGCCGGAACGTGCGCCGGAACGTGTCGAACGTCCACCCGTCGAACGCCGCATGCCCGCACGTACCGAAGCGCCACGTGCCCCGGAACGCAGCGAACCGCCGCGCGAATACCGCACGCCACCCCGTGACAGCAGTCCGTCGCGCGACAGCAGTCCGGCCCGTGACAGCAGTCCGGCGCGTGGGGCAGAGCGGCCTTCGATGCCGGAACGCTCCGCGCCTGCTCGTGAAAGTGCGCCTGCCCGTGAGAGTGCGCCTGCCCGTGAAAATGCGCCGTCTAAACCGGAACGACCGTCAGGCAGTTCGGATCGTTCAATGCCGACGCGCAAGAACAATTGA
- a CDS encoding sel1 repeat family protein: protein MKESEEHPSEIGQRYFYGEGVRKNYRKAFPYLLEAAQAGDIHPQNLVGYCYCLGLGVAKDNAQALFWYRQAAKHHHKEALFSLALLYDKGEGVEANPRKAFALYKRASLLGDDWAQCNLGICYLEGRGTKQDLAQGVFWMRKAARQGDDKAQFNLGRAYLDGEGVRKNVRWARHWLEKAAQQNHRQALRLLSQLK, encoded by the coding sequence ATGAAAGAGAGCGAAGAACATCCATCAGAGATTGGGCAGCGATACTTTTACGGCGAAGGAGTCAGAAAGAACTATCGCAAAGCCTTTCCGTATTTGCTCGAAGCTGCTCAGGCCGGTGATATTCATCCGCAAAATCTAGTGGGCTATTGTTACTGTCTGGGTTTGGGAGTGGCAAAAGATAATGCGCAAGCACTCTTCTGGTATCGGCAAGCCGCCAAACATCATCACAAAGAGGCGCTCTTCAGTCTCGCCTTGCTATACGACAAAGGCGAAGGCGTTGAAGCCAATCCCCGCAAAGCCTTTGCGTTATACAAACGGGCGTCTTTGTTGGGTGATGACTGGGCGCAATGTAATCTTGGCATTTGTTATCTCGAAGGGCGAGGAACCAAGCAAGACTTGGCGCAAGGCGTTTTCTGGATGCGCAAAGCTGCACGGCAGGGTGATGACAAAGCCCAATTTAACTTGGGACGTGCCTATCTTGACGGCGAAGGAGTTCGTAAAAATGTGCGCTGGGCTCGCCACTGGCTTGAGAAAGCGGCGCAACAAAACCATCGTCAGGCGTTGCGCTTACTGAGCCAACTTAAATAA
- a CDS encoding MFS transporter, whose protein sequence is MSDQSSFPTQTDASPAKRHWASALTLDLTPLRTSGQYRLLYFGQFVSAFGSAISYVVLPWQMYQLTRSSFYVGMLGVAEFVPMFVLAFVGGALADAFDRRRLVILMEAAMTLCCAVLVANALAPQPSVAVLFAVAALFAACNALHRPAHEALTPRLVPPEQMAAVGALTMFRYSIAFIIGTSCAGLVTSKLGASIGYALDGLTFLASVTALWLMKPVPPPAAAEQPSLEAVKQAWRYARSRQELLGTYLIDINAMFFGMPMALFPALAEPFGPSAVGMFYATPALGALLVTLSSGWTERVERHGRAVVLAAAVWGLAIIGFGLTKQLWLALTFLVVAFGADAVSGIFRMTIWNQTIPDHLRGRMASIEMISYTTGPYLGNAEAGLAASLLGLRNSVALGGALCVAGCVALAFCLPRFIQYKGREGIAQKQAEEAARAKEARVI, encoded by the coding sequence ATGTCCGATCAATCCTCATTCCCAACCCAAACAGATGCGTCGCCTGCCAAACGGCATTGGGCGAGCGCCTTAACGCTTGATCTGACGCCGCTCAGAACGTCAGGGCAATACCGGCTGCTTTACTTTGGTCAATTCGTTTCCGCGTTCGGTTCCGCCATCAGCTATGTCGTGCTGCCGTGGCAGATGTATCAACTGACGCGCTCGTCGTTTTACGTCGGGATGCTGGGCGTCGCGGAATTCGTACCGATGTTCGTGCTGGCCTTTGTGGGCGGCGCGCTGGCCGATGCCTTTGACCGGCGGCGGCTGGTAATTTTGATGGAAGCTGCGATGACGCTTTGCTGCGCCGTGCTCGTGGCCAATGCCCTAGCGCCACAGCCCAGCGTAGCGGTGCTCTTTGCCGTGGCCGCGCTATTTGCCGCCTGCAATGCGTTGCATCGTCCGGCGCACGAGGCCTTGACGCCGCGCCTGGTGCCGCCTGAACAAATGGCCGCCGTCGGCGCGCTGACAATGTTCCGCTACAGCATCGCGTTCATCATCGGCACTTCTTGCGCGGGGCTGGTCACCAGCAAGCTGGGCGCAAGCATTGGTTATGCCTTGGATGGTTTGACGTTTCTGGCCTCAGTCACCGCGCTTTGGTTGATGAAGCCAGTGCCGCCGCCCGCAGCCGCCGAACAGCCCAGTTTGGAAGCGGTCAAGCAGGCTTGGCGTTACGCGCGCAGCCGGCAGGAGTTGTTGGGCACCTATCTGATTGACATCAACGCCATGTTCTTTGGCATGCCGATGGCGCTGTTCCCCGCGCTAGCCGAACCGTTTGGCCCCAGCGCCGTCGGGATGTTTTACGCCACGCCAGCGCTGGGCGCGCTACTCGTGACGCTCTCTTCCGGTTGGACGGAAAGAGTCGAACGTCACGGACGCGCCGTGGTGTTGGCCGCCGCAGTTTGGGGCTTGGCAATCATCGGCTTCGGGCTGACGAAGCAACTCTGGCTAGCCTTGACCTTTCTCGTCGTCGCCTTTGGCGCGGATGCCGTCAGCGGCATCTTTCGCATGACGATTTGGAACCAGACGATCCCCGATCACTTACGCGGGCGCATGGCGAGCATCGAGATGATCAGCTACACGACCGGCCCTTATCTGGGCAACGCCGAAGCTGGCTTGGCCGCGAGTTTGCTGGGGTTGCGCAACTCGGTGGCGCTGGGCGGCGCGCTCTGTGTCGCGGGTTGCGTCGCATTGGCGTTTTGCTTGCCGCGCTTCATCCAGTACAAAGGACGCGAAGGGATTGCGCAGAAGCAGGCGGAAGAGGCAGCGCGCGCTAAAGAAGCCAGAGTTATTTAA